Proteins from a genomic interval of Gordonia sp. SL306:
- the rplR gene encoding 50S ribosomal protein L18: MTDTATKSTRKPLGRDISTRRRTATTNRHFRLRKKVSGTPERPRLAVKRSSRHIHVQLIDDLAGKTLAAASSIEADVRAAGGDKSAQARKVGELIAARAKAAGVEAVVFDRGGKDYHGRIAALADAAREGGLSF, translated from the coding sequence ATGACTGACACAGCAACCAAGAGCACCCGCAAGCCGCTCGGCCGGGACATCTCGACTCGTCGTCGCACCGCGACCACGAATCGTCATTTCCGCCTGCGCAAGAAGGTCAGCGGCACCCCGGAGCGTCCGCGTCTCGCGGTCAAGCGCAGCTCGCGCCACATCCACGTGCAGCTCATCGACGATCTGGCAGGCAAGACCCTGGCCGCGGCATCGTCGATCGAGGCAGACGTGCGTGCGGCCGGCGGCGACAAGTCCGCGCAGGCCCGCAAGGTCGGCGAGCTGATCGCTGCCCGCGCCAAGGCCGCCGGTGTCGAGGCCGTCGTGTTCGACCGTGGTGGTAAGGACTACCACGGCCGGATCGCCGCGCTCGCCGACGCCGCCCGCGAGGGAGGGTTGAGCTTCTGA
- the rplF gene encoding 50S ribosomal protein L6 yields MSRIGKNPIEIPAGVDVTIDGQNVKVKGPKGELSLTVSEPITIAKEDNAVVVSRPNDERRSRALHGLSRSLVNNLVVGVTQGYTTKMEIFGVGYRVQAKGSDLEFALGYSHPVPIEAPDGISFAVESPTKFSVSGIDKQQVGQISANIRRLRRPDPYKGKGIRYEGEQIRRKVGKTGK; encoded by the coding sequence ATGTCGCGTATCGGTAAGAACCCCATCGAGATCCCCGCTGGTGTCGACGTCACGATCGACGGCCAGAACGTGAAGGTCAAGGGCCCCAAGGGTGAATTGAGCCTGACCGTGTCGGAGCCGATCACCATCGCCAAGGAAGACAACGCGGTCGTTGTCAGCCGGCCGAATGACGAGCGCCGCAGCCGTGCACTGCACGGTTTGAGCCGGTCGCTGGTGAACAACCTCGTCGTCGGCGTCACGCAGGGCTACACCACGAAGATGGAGATCTTCGGTGTCGGCTACCGCGTGCAGGCCAAGGGCAGTGACCTCGAGTTCGCCCTCGGCTACAGCCACCCCGTGCCGATCGAGGCACCCGACGGCATCAGCTTCGCCGTCGAGTCGCCCACCAAGTTCTCGGTCTCGGGTATCGACAAGCAGCAAGTCGGCCAGATCTCGGCGAACATCCGCCGCCTGCGTCGTCCGGACCCCTACAAGGGCAAGGGCATTCGCTACGAGGGTGAGCAGATCCGTCGCAAGGTCGGAAAGACGGGTAAGTAA
- the rpsH gene encoding 30S ribosomal protein S8, whose translation MTMTDPIADFLTRLRNANSAFHDEVTLPSSKIKVNIAEILKREGYITDYRTEDAEVGKNLVVSLKYGPSRERSIAGLRRVSKPGLRVYAKSTNMPKVLGGLGVAIISTSSGLLTDRQAANQRVGGEVLAYVW comes from the coding sequence ATGACCATGACTGACCCGATCGCAGACTTCTTGACACGTCTGCGTAACGCCAATTCGGCGTTCCACGACGAGGTGACCCTCCCGTCGTCGAAGATCAAGGTGAACATCGCCGAGATCCTGAAGCGCGAGGGCTACATCACCGACTACCGCACCGAAGATGCGGAGGTCGGCAAGAACCTCGTCGTCTCCCTGAAGTACGGCCCCAGCCGTGAGCGCAGCATTGCTGGTCTGCGCCGCGTCTCGAAGCCGGGTCTTCGGGTGTACGCAAAGTCCACCAACATGCCCAAGGTTCTGGGCGGCCTCGGCGTGGCCATCATCTCCACGTCATCGGGTCTGCTCACCGACCGTCAGGCAGCCAATCAGCGCGTGGGCGGCGAAGTCCTCGCTTACGTCTGGTAA
- a CDS encoding EthD domain-containing protein: MDSKAIAVVWGEDLSATLRAADLVEECAAAGARRLQVNVGDDSVAGAMRIDELDPPIGGVVSVWAADLAPVLDVLAGRVARLAAWEVDERAPLDPVLPADGTRIEALSNVAFLRRPGDLARADWLHRWLDEHTQVAIETQATFGYYQNIVGRPLTADAPAVDAIVEELFPMAAVSDVHAFYGSGGDQQELERRMTRMLESVGRFGADRNLDVVPTSRFDFVLG, translated from the coding sequence ATGGACTCGAAGGCGATTGCGGTGGTGTGGGGGGAGGATCTGAGTGCGACGCTGCGTGCGGCGGATCTGGTCGAGGAGTGCGCGGCAGCGGGCGCGCGACGGTTGCAGGTGAATGTCGGCGACGACTCGGTCGCAGGCGCGATGCGCATCGACGAGCTCGATCCGCCGATCGGTGGCGTCGTGAGTGTCTGGGCCGCGGATCTGGCCCCGGTACTCGATGTGCTCGCCGGACGGGTCGCGCGACTGGCCGCGTGGGAGGTCGATGAGCGCGCACCGCTGGATCCGGTACTCCCCGCCGACGGCACCCGGATAGAGGCGTTGAGCAACGTCGCGTTCCTTCGGAGACCCGGCGACCTCGCGCGCGCCGACTGGCTGCACCGGTGGCTGGACGAGCACACGCAGGTGGCCATCGAGACCCAGGCGACCTTCGGCTACTACCAGAACATCGTCGGCCGACCACTGACCGCCGACGCCCCGGCGGTCGACGCCATCGTCGAGGAGCTGTTCCCGATGGCTGCCGTCTCCGACGTCCACGCCTTCTATGGAAGCGGCGGTGACCAGCAGGAACTCGAGCGCCGCATGACGCGGATGCTCGAGAGCGTCGGCCGATTCGGTGCGGACCGCAACCTCGACGTGGTGCCGACCTCGAGGTTCGACTTCGTGCTGGGGTGA
- a CDS encoding PQQ-dependent sugar dehydrogenase, with protein MNRRQFLTVGAVAGLSVAASACTGGADTPPASSATSTGPNPDAPRVSTVADGLNVPWAIAFLSDGSALVTQRDDATIARVSPDGTVATVGDVSGVAPRGEGGLQGIAIAPGDESAVFVYYTSEDDNRLVRMDFDGRRVTSPRPLLTGLDAAYNHHGGAIGFGPDGRLYVAVGDAAQRDVAQDLSELNGKILRLEPDGRPPSDNPFGNEIWSYGHRNVEGLAFDGAGRLWASEFGQDDQDELNLIRRGGNYGWPEVEGRAGDAGDPGFIAPALTWTTDEASPAGLAIVGTTAYVAALRGRRLWRVPLDGDTAGEPTAMLTDRHGRLRAVAAAPDGSVWISTSNTDGRGRPDERDDRILQLTV; from the coding sequence ATGAACCGGCGACAGTTCCTCACCGTAGGGGCCGTCGCGGGCCTGTCGGTGGCGGCGAGCGCATGCACCGGGGGCGCGGACACGCCGCCGGCGTCGTCGGCGACATCGACAGGACCGAATCCCGACGCTCCCCGGGTGTCGACCGTTGCCGACGGCCTGAACGTCCCGTGGGCGATCGCCTTCCTAAGCGACGGAAGTGCCCTGGTCACCCAGCGTGACGACGCCACCATCGCCCGCGTCTCACCCGACGGAACCGTCGCGACCGTCGGTGACGTGTCGGGCGTTGCCCCGCGCGGCGAAGGCGGCTTGCAGGGCATCGCCATCGCACCGGGTGATGAGTCGGCCGTGTTCGTCTACTACACCTCCGAGGACGACAACCGATTGGTGCGGATGGATTTCGACGGGCGCCGCGTCACCTCTCCCCGCCCGTTGCTGACCGGTCTCGACGCCGCCTACAACCATCACGGCGGAGCGATCGGGTTCGGACCCGACGGGCGCCTCTACGTCGCCGTCGGCGATGCGGCACAGCGCGACGTGGCGCAAGACCTGAGTGAGCTCAACGGCAAGATCCTCCGCCTGGAGCCCGACGGACGCCCGCCCTCCGACAACCCGTTCGGGAACGAGATCTGGTCGTACGGGCACCGCAACGTGGAAGGACTCGCCTTCGACGGCGCAGGCCGTCTCTGGGCGAGCGAGTTCGGTCAGGACGACCAGGACGAGCTCAACCTCATCCGACGAGGCGGCAACTACGGGTGGCCGGAGGTCGAGGGGCGCGCGGGCGACGCCGGCGACCCGGGTTTCATCGCGCCGGCATTGACCTGGACGACGGACGAGGCGTCGCCTGCCGGGCTCGCGATCGTCGGGACCACGGCCTACGTGGCTGCGCTGCGGGGCCGCCGACTGTGGCGGGTGCCGCTCGACGGCGATACCGCAGGGGAACCCACGGCCATGTTGACGGATCGTCACGGCCGTCTTCGTGCGGTCGCCGCCGCGCCCGATGGCTCGGTGTGGATCAGCACCAGCAACACCGACGGCCGCGGACGACCCGACGAGCGGGACGATCGGATTCTGCAACTGACGGTGTGA
- a CDS encoding LuxR family transcriptional regulator, with amino-acid sequence MDATRLPELVDRLLTTAHAARSGRAAHTLYGSADHRLRQTVIALVAGHGLTDHESPGESSLQVLRGHVTLSTSDAQWQGVDGDLLAIPPERHGLTAQQDSAVLLTVITG; translated from the coding sequence ATGGACGCCACCCGCCTTCCCGAACTCGTCGACCGACTCCTGACAACCGCCCATGCCGCCCGCAGCGGCCGCGCGGCACACACGCTCTACGGCAGCGCCGATCACCGCTTGCGACAGACGGTCATCGCGTTGGTGGCCGGCCACGGCCTCACCGATCACGAGAGCCCCGGCGAGTCCAGCCTGCAGGTACTGCGGGGCCACGTGACCCTTTCGACGTCCGATGCACAGTGGCAGGGGGTCGACGGAGATCTCCTCGCCATTCCGCCGGAACGACACGGACTTACGGCTCAGCAGGACTCCGCCGTCCTGTTGACCGTGATCACGGGTTGA
- a CDS encoding nitrate reductase subunit alpha, which yields MSRSSGVDGEAAKALLDVGRFFTRWDESDDGRAVFRRDGRSGDVFYRDRWSHDKIVRSTHGVNCTGSCSWKVYVKDGIITWETQETDYPSVGPDRPEYEPRGCPRGAAFSWYTYSPTRVRYPYARGVLVEMFREARARLGDPVLAWADVVGDPMRRRSYQQARGKGGLVRVTWDEAIEIAAAAHVHTIKTYGPDRCAGFSPIPAMSMVSHCVGTRFIQLIGGVMTSFYDWYADLPVASPQVFGDQTDVPESGDWWDATYLMMWGSNVPVTRTPDAHWMAEVRYRGTKIVTVSPDYADNTKFADEWLPAQAGTDAALAMAMGHVILTEFFVRKRTPFFDEYVRTYTDLPFLIHLEERDGDRAQGYVPGKFLTADEIGDATSAPDEDVWKTVVLDEATGQPVAPNGSMGFRYADSGVGQWNLDLDGVVPTLTLHGDSAEAVPVSFPAFDAPDGSGSVLHRGVPAVRVGGHLVTTVFDLMLAQYGVGRDGLPGDWPSGYDDVETPYTPAWQAEITSVPAEAAIRIAREFAANADESEGRSMIIMGAGICQWFHGDATYRSILSLLILTGCMGRNGGGWAHYVGQEKCRPITGWISLANGLDWTRPPRTMTGTSYWYMHTDQWRNDGYSAASLTSPLSRGVLDHQHTADAIAQSARLGWMPFYPQFSSNPLDIAESAEAAVERGDAENVGSYVARELTSGALTPAISDIDAAENWPRTLVLWRSNLMGSSAKGNEYFLRHLLGTHHNVLGTENPDAPRPRDVVWRDEAPEGKLDLLMSADFRMTSTTLLSDVVFPAATWYEKHDLSSTDMHPFVHAFSPAIDPPWEAKTDFDMFHLLATKFSDLARTHLGVRRDLASVPLQHDTPGEIAQPHGRVADWWGSDGTVPARPGRNMPNFSVVERDYTAIADKLRTVGPLADSLGFTVKNVTYALTDQTRKLAESNGVMLGGAGDGRPAIDTDAKLAEAILTLSGTTNGELAVQGFRTLAQRVGFPLDDLARGSEEKRIRFADTQQAPVPVITSPEWSGSETGGRRYAPFTVNIERLKPFHTLTGRMHFYLDHDWMIDIGESLPIYRPPLDMHRLFGEPKLGPDGHRQITVRYLTPHSKWSIHSEYQDNLFMLSLSRGGPTAWLSPDDAASIDVRDNDWIECTNANGVVVCRAIVSHRMPNGVCYVHHAQERTIDVPKSEATGRRGGIHNSVTRLLVKPTHMIGGYAQLSYAFNYLGPAGNQRDMVSTIRKRSQEVTY from the coding sequence GTGAGCCGATCATCCGGGGTTGACGGCGAAGCGGCGAAGGCTCTGCTGGACGTCGGCAGATTCTTCACCCGGTGGGATGAGAGCGACGACGGCCGTGCGGTGTTCCGTCGCGACGGGCGGTCGGGTGATGTCTTCTATCGTGACCGGTGGAGCCACGACAAGATCGTGCGGTCGACCCATGGGGTCAACTGCACCGGATCGTGTTCCTGGAAGGTGTACGTCAAGGACGGCATCATCACCTGGGAAACCCAGGAAACCGACTATCCGTCAGTCGGACCCGATCGACCCGAGTACGAGCCCCGCGGATGCCCGCGCGGCGCGGCGTTCTCGTGGTACACGTATTCCCCCACCCGCGTGCGCTATCCATACGCACGTGGCGTGCTGGTGGAGATGTTCCGCGAGGCGCGAGCCCGACTGGGGGACCCGGTCCTCGCGTGGGCCGACGTGGTCGGGGATCCAATGCGCCGTAGGTCCTATCAACAGGCGCGCGGCAAGGGCGGACTGGTGCGAGTCACCTGGGACGAGGCGATCGAGATCGCGGCGGCCGCCCACGTGCACACCATCAAGACCTACGGCCCCGACCGATGTGCGGGTTTCTCCCCGATCCCGGCGATGTCGATGGTCTCCCATTGCGTGGGAACACGATTCATCCAGCTGATCGGCGGCGTGATGACGTCGTTCTACGACTGGTATGCCGACCTCCCGGTGGCCAGCCCGCAGGTGTTCGGCGATCAGACCGACGTCCCGGAATCGGGTGACTGGTGGGATGCAACGTATCTGATGATGTGGGGCTCGAACGTGCCCGTCACCCGGACGCCGGACGCCCACTGGATGGCAGAGGTCCGCTACCGGGGTACCAAGATCGTCACGGTCAGCCCGGATTACGCCGACAACACCAAGTTCGCCGACGAGTGGCTGCCTGCCCAGGCGGGCACCGATGCCGCACTCGCCATGGCGATGGGACACGTGATCCTGACGGAATTCTTTGTGCGCAAACGCACCCCGTTCTTCGACGAGTACGTCCGCACCTACACCGACCTGCCCTTCCTGATCCACCTCGAGGAACGAGACGGTGACCGCGCACAGGGGTACGTACCGGGCAAGTTCCTGACGGCCGACGAGATAGGCGACGCGACCAGCGCGCCGGACGAGGACGTCTGGAAGACGGTGGTCCTCGACGAGGCGACCGGACAACCGGTGGCGCCCAACGGTTCCATGGGTTTCCGCTATGCCGACTCCGGTGTCGGACAGTGGAATCTCGACCTCGACGGGGTCGTACCGACGCTCACGCTGCACGGCGATTCCGCCGAGGCCGTGCCGGTGAGCTTCCCTGCGTTCGACGCCCCGGACGGCAGTGGCTCGGTCCTGCATCGTGGCGTGCCCGCGGTGCGTGTCGGTGGCCACCTCGTCACCACGGTGTTCGACCTCATGCTGGCGCAATACGGCGTGGGCCGCGACGGCCTGCCCGGCGACTGGCCCAGCGGCTACGACGACGTCGAGACCCCGTACACACCCGCATGGCAGGCCGAGATCACCAGCGTCCCCGCCGAGGCGGCCATCCGGATCGCGCGCGAATTCGCAGCCAACGCCGATGAATCCGAAGGCCGGTCGATGATCATCATGGGCGCGGGCATCTGTCAGTGGTTCCATGGTGACGCCACCTATCGGTCGATCCTGTCGTTGTTGATCCTCACCGGCTGCATGGGCCGCAACGGCGGGGGCTGGGCGCACTACGTCGGGCAGGAGAAATGCCGTCCCATCACCGGCTGGATCTCCCTCGCCAACGGGCTCGACTGGACCCGACCGCCCCGCACGATGACGGGCACGTCGTACTGGTACATGCACACCGACCAGTGGCGCAACGACGGCTATTCGGCCGCCTCGCTGACGTCCCCGCTGTCCCGCGGGGTTCTCGACCACCAGCACACCGCCGACGCGATCGCACAATCGGCTCGGCTCGGGTGGATGCCCTTCTACCCGCAGTTCTCCAGCAACCCCCTCGACATCGCCGAGTCGGCCGAGGCCGCGGTCGAGCGCGGCGATGCCGAGAACGTCGGCAGCTATGTGGCGCGCGAACTCACGTCGGGCGCCCTGACCCCGGCGATCTCCGACATCGACGCAGCCGAGAACTGGCCGCGCACCCTGGTGCTGTGGCGCTCGAACCTGATGGGATCGTCGGCGAAGGGCAACGAGTACTTCCTCCGCCACCTGCTCGGTACCCATCACAACGTGCTCGGCACCGAGAATCCCGATGCTCCGCGTCCGCGCGACGTGGTGTGGCGCGACGAGGCCCCGGAGGGCAAGCTCGACCTGCTGATGTCGGCCGATTTCCGTATGACGTCGACCACCCTGCTCTCCGATGTCGTGTTCCCGGCGGCGACCTGGTACGAGAAGCACGACCTCTCGTCCACGGACATGCATCCGTTCGTGCATGCCTTCTCGCCTGCGATCGATCCGCCGTGGGAGGCGAAGACCGACTTCGACATGTTCCATCTGCTCGCCACGAAGTTCTCGGATCTGGCGCGTACCCATCTCGGCGTGCGTCGCGATCTGGCGAGTGTGCCGCTCCAGCACGACACCCCCGGTGAGATCGCCCAACCGCATGGCCGGGTGGCCGACTGGTGGGGTTCCGACGGGACGGTGCCCGCCCGTCCGGGACGCAACATGCCGAACTTCAGTGTGGTGGAGCGTGACTACACGGCCATCGCGGACAAGCTTCGTACCGTCGGCCCGCTCGCCGATTCGCTGGGATTCACCGTGAAGAACGTGACCTACGCGCTCACCGATCAGACCCGGAAGCTCGCCGAGTCCAACGGGGTCATGCTCGGCGGCGCAGGTGACGGACGTCCGGCGATCGATACGGATGCCAAACTCGCCGAGGCGATCCTGACGCTGTCCGGGACCACCAACGGCGAACTCGCCGTGCAGGGGTTCCGCACCCTTGCACAACGGGTCGGTTTCCCGCTCGACGATCTGGCCCGCGGGTCCGAGGAGAAACGCATCCGGTTCGCCGACACACAGCAGGCCCCCGTGCCGGTGATCACCTCACCGGAGTGGTCCGGATCGGAGACCGGTGGGCGACGCTATGCGCCGTTCACGGTGAACATCGAGCGGCTCAAGCCCTTTCACACCCTCACCGGTCGGATGCATTTCTACCTCGATCACGATTGGATGATCGACATCGGTGAGTCCCTGCCGATCTATCGGCCGCCGCTGGACATGCACCGGCTCTTCGGCGAGCCGAAACTCGGACCCGACGGCCACCGGCAGATCACCGTTCGCTATCTGACCCCGCACTCCAAGTGGTCGATCCACTCGGAGTACCAGGACAACCTGTTCATGCTCTCGCTCTCGCGCGGCGGTCCGACGGCGTGGCTCAGTCCCGACGACGCCGCCTCCATCGATGTGCGCGACAACGACTGGATCGAATGCACCAACGCCAACGGCGTGGTGGTGTGCCGCGCGATCGTCAGTCATCGCATGCCGAACGGCGTCTGCTACGTCCATCACGCGCAGGAGCGCACCATCGACGTGCCGAAGTCCGAGGCGACCGGACGGCGCGGCGGTATTCACAATTCGGTCACGCGGCTCCTCGTCAAGCCGACGCACATGATCGGCGGCTACGCGCAATTGTCCTACGCCTTCAACTATCTGGGACCGGCAGGCAATCAGCGCGACATGGTCTCCACCATTCGCAAACGAAGCCAGGAGGTGACCTACTGA
- the narH gene encoding nitrate reductase subunit beta, with amino-acid sequence MRVMAQMGMVMNLDKCIGCHTCSVTCKQAWTNRAGTEYVWFNNVETRPGQGYPRRHEDQEKWRGGWHLDKKGRLRLRTGGRLQKLLTLFASPVQPTLDDYYEPWTYDYQTLVDAPLGDDFPVARPKSLITGADTKVSWSANWDDNLGGAPEMGGLDPIVEKLRRESEDAIKFSFEQTFMFYLPRICEHCLNPSCMASCPSGAIYKRSEDGIVLVDQDRCRGWRQCITGCPYKKIYFNHKSGKAEKCTLCYPRIEVGLPTVCSETCVGRLRYLGLFLYDADAVTAAASVPDDKDLYQAQLDLMLDPDDPDVIAAARAEGIPDDWLDAARRSPVYALAKKYRVALPLHPEYRTMPMVWYVPPLSPIVDLLSEQGHDAEDHRNLFGAIESLRIPLDYLAELFTAGDTTVIGDVLRKLAAMRSYMRDVTLGRELDASIPARVGMSEEQVYQMYRLMAIAKYEERYVIPTAHLEQAHELEEIGCSLDYDEGPGMFDSSAFGEASGRPAPVSVETFHALRQRQTSDTAAGSESMAGRTNLLNWDGNGVPDGMFPHRSEGR; translated from the coding sequence ATGCGGGTCATGGCCCAGATGGGCATGGTGATGAACCTCGACAAGTGCATCGGGTGCCACACGTGTTCGGTCACCTGCAAGCAGGCGTGGACGAACCGTGCGGGCACCGAGTACGTCTGGTTCAACAACGTCGAGACACGTCCCGGGCAGGGTTATCCGCGACGACACGAGGATCAGGAGAAGTGGCGCGGCGGGTGGCACCTCGACAAGAAGGGTCGCCTGCGGCTCCGCACCGGTGGTCGACTCCAGAAGCTGTTGACACTCTTCGCCAGCCCGGTGCAACCGACCCTCGACGACTACTACGAACCGTGGACCTACGACTACCAGACCCTGGTCGATGCACCCCTCGGCGACGACTTCCCGGTGGCCCGGCCCAAGTCGCTCATCACCGGTGCGGACACCAAGGTCTCGTGGTCGGCCAATTGGGACGACAACCTCGGCGGTGCACCGGAGATGGGCGGCCTCGACCCGATCGTCGAGAAGCTGCGCCGCGAGTCCGAGGATGCGATCAAATTCAGCTTCGAGCAGACGTTCATGTTCTATCTGCCGCGGATCTGCGAGCACTGCCTCAACCCGTCGTGTATGGCGTCATGCCCGTCCGGTGCGATCTACAAGCGGTCCGAGGACGGGATCGTCCTCGTCGACCAGGATCGTTGCCGCGGCTGGCGTCAGTGCATCACCGGATGTCCTTACAAGAAGATCTATTTCAACCACAAATCCGGCAAAGCCGAGAAATGCACGCTCTGCTATCCGCGTATCGAGGTGGGACTGCCCACCGTCTGCTCCGAGACCTGCGTGGGGCGCCTACGGTACCTCGGGCTGTTCCTCTACGATGCCGATGCGGTGACCGCCGCAGCGTCGGTGCCGGACGACAAGGACCTCTACCAGGCGCAGTTGGATCTGATGCTGGATCCCGACGACCCCGACGTGATCGCGGCGGCACGAGCGGAAGGAATCCCGGACGACTGGCTCGACGCGGCCCGACGTTCGCCCGTCTACGCCCTCGCCAAGAAGTACCGCGTCGCATTGCCCCTGCATCCGGAATATCGCACCATGCCGATGGTCTGGTACGTCCCGCCGCTCTCCCCCATCGTCGACCTGTTGTCCGAACAGGGACATGACGCGGAGGATCACCGAAACCTGTTCGGCGCCATCGAGTCCCTGCGCATCCCGCTCGACTATCTGGCCGAACTGTTCACCGCCGGCGACACAACGGTGATCGGTGACGTCCTGCGGAAGCTGGCCGCGATGCGTTCGTACATGCGCGACGTCACCCTCGGCCGCGAACTCGATGCGTCCATACCCGCGCGTGTCGGCATGTCCGAGGAGCAGGTCTACCAGATGTACCGGTTGATGGCGATCGCGAAATACGAAGAACGCTACGTCATCCCGACGGCTCACCTCGAACAGGCCCACGAACTCGAGGAGATCGGTTGCTCGCTCGACTACGACGAGGGCCCCGGCATGTTCGATTCGTCCGCGTTCGGCGAGGCGAGCGGCCGGCCTGCACCGGTCTCGGTCGAGACCTTCCATGCCCTGCGGCAACGCCAGACCAGTGACACCGCAGCGGGGTCGGAGAGCATGGCAGGCCGAACCAACCTGCTCAACTGGGACGGCAACGGGGTCCCCGACGGCATGTTCCCGCACAGATCGGAGGGGCGATGA
- the narJ gene encoding nitrate reductase molybdenum cofactor assembly chaperone, producing MRFARHRTSDPAIIHQCASICLGYPDDEMMAMVPLLDAALGEQPADVAITALRSFVGHLRESEPKILRQQYIDIFDLSRKHTLYLSYWTAGDTRRRGEELGAFKRHYRDSGFLVDLRGELPDHLPIVLEFAARVDRQAGVRLLQEHRPALELLRLSLVDLQTPYADVVAAVCATLPGESPADRRAVMAMQGAPPPTESVGLEPFDPRLLPIAGTR from the coding sequence ATGAGATTCGCACGTCACCGCACGTCCGATCCGGCGATCATCCACCAATGCGCGTCCATCTGTCTCGGGTACCCAGACGACGAGATGATGGCGATGGTGCCGCTCCTCGACGCCGCGCTCGGCGAGCAGCCCGCAGACGTCGCGATCACCGCACTCCGGTCCTTTGTCGGCCACCTGCGGGAGTCGGAGCCGAAGATCTTGCGGCAGCAGTACATCGACATCTTCGACCTGTCCCGCAAACACACTCTGTACCTGTCGTATTGGACTGCAGGCGATACGCGCCGGCGCGGGGAAGAGCTCGGTGCGTTCAAACGGCACTACCGCGACAGCGGCTTCCTGGTCGACCTGCGCGGCGAACTCCCCGACCACCTTCCGATCGTCCTGGAGTTCGCGGCCCGGGTCGACCGGCAGGCGGGAGTCCGCCTGCTGCAGGAGCATCGGCCTGCCCTCGAGCTCCTGCGTCTGTCGCTCGTCGATCTGCAGACCCCCTACGCGGACGTCGTCGCTGCCGTGTGCGCAACCCTCCCCGGCGAGTCGCCTGCGGATCGTCGCGCCGTGATGGCCATGCAAGGGGCACCACCGCCCACCGAGTCGGTTGGGCTCGAACCGTTCGACCCGAGGCTGCTCCCGATCGCCGGAACGAGGTGA
- the narI gene encoding respiratory nitrate reductase subunit gamma encodes MDVVLWGVLPYVTLLLLIGGTIWRYRYDKFGWTTRSSELYESRLLRIGSPLFHFGILVVIIGHAMGLVIPESWTDAIGVSEDMYHVTAALFGLIAGIATLGGLAILIYRRRRSGPVFMATTTNDKVMYVVLTAALVLGLFITLIGTVPGAEGVNYRETVSPWFRSIFYLQPDVHAMSEAPLRFHIHVLVGMLVFAMVPFTRLVHAFTAPVHYLFRPYIVYRSRDAARAPGSRTSRPGWAPVGTKDRQR; translated from the coding sequence ATGGACGTGGTGCTGTGGGGTGTGCTGCCGTACGTGACGCTGCTCCTGCTCATCGGCGGCACCATCTGGCGGTACCGCTACGACAAGTTCGGCTGGACGACACGCTCCTCGGAGCTCTACGAGTCGCGCCTGTTGCGCATCGGGTCGCCGCTCTTCCACTTCGGAATCCTGGTGGTGATCATCGGGCACGCAATGGGTTTGGTGATCCCCGAGTCGTGGACCGACGCGATCGGTGTGTCCGAGGACATGTACCACGTCACCGCGGCGCTGTTCGGGTTGATAGCCGGGATCGCCACCCTCGGGGGCTTGGCCATCCTGATCTACCGGCGGCGACGCTCCGGTCCGGTCTTCATGGCCACGACCACCAACGACAAGGTGATGTACGTCGTTCTGACGGCCGCGCTGGTCCTCGGCCTCTTCATCACGCTGATCGGCACTGTTCCGGGCGCCGAGGGCGTGAACTACCGCGAAACGGTGTCACCGTGGTTCCGCTCGATCTTCTACCTGCAACCCGACGTCCACGCGATGAGCGAGGCGCCCCTGCGCTTCCACATCCACGTCCTCGTCGGGATGCTCGTGTTCGCGATGGTGCCGTTCACGCGCCTCGTCCACGCCTTCACCGCGCCGGTGCACTACCTCTTCCGGCCCTACATCGTCTATCGGAGCCGAGACGCTGCGCGGGCTCCCGGTAGCCGCACGTCCCGGCCCGGTTGGGCGCCCGTCGGAACAAAGGATCGCCAGCGATGA